GACGAGGGCTTCGCTGACGGCGGCGATGTTGAGGGCGACGATGATCTGGTTGGCGAGTTTGGTGGTGTTGCCGGCGCCGATGTCGCCGCAGCGGACGACGGATTTGCCCATCTGGGCGAGGATGTCTTTGACGCGGTCGAAGATTTCCTGCTTGCCGCCGACCATGATGGAGAGGGTGCCGTCGATGGCTTTGGGTTCGCCGCCGCTGACGGGCGCGTCAAGCATTTCGACGCCTTTTTCGGCGGCTTTGGCGGCGACTTCCTGGGCGGCGAGGGGGGCGATGGAGCTCATGTCGACGATGATGTCGCCGGCTTTGGCGCCTTCGAGGAGGCCGCCTTCGCCGAGGACGACGGTTTTGACGTGGGGCGAGTTGGGGAGCATGGTGATGACGATGCGCGTTTTTTCGGCGACTTCCTTAGGCGAGACGGCGGCTTCGGCGCCGGCGGCGACTACTTCGGCGACGGCGGCGGCGTTGAGGTCGTATACGACAAGCGAGTGACCAGCTTTGAGAAGGTTTTTGGACATGGGCTTGCCCATGATTCCCAGGCCGACAAAACCTAGTTTCATAGTTTATCTACTCCTTACCGATGATTTTTTTGATCCGCGCCTTGACGGCGTCGGCTGTCAGGCCGTAGTAGACGAGGAGTTCGTCGTAGTTTGTGGCCGAGGTGCCAAAACGGTCTTCGATGCCGACGATGGCGAGGGGGATGTCTTTGACTTCGCTGAGGGCTTCGGCGATGGCGCTGCCGAGGCCGCCGATGATGCTGTGTTCTTCGGCGGTGACGACGGCTTTGCAGCCTTTGGCCATGGCGATGACGGCCTGTTTGTCGAGGGGTTTGACGGTGCTGACGTTGACGACTTTGACGGAGATGCCTTCGCCGGCAAGGGCTTCGGCGGCTTCGACGGCTTTGGAGACCATGACGCCGTTGGCGAAGACGACGACGTCGCTGCCGTCGCGGACAGGGTAGAGTTTGCCGATTTCGAATTCGCCGGCCTCATCGGTGAAGAAGGGCAGGTCGTTGCGGTTGATGCGTATA
This DNA window, taken from Sporomusaceae bacterium, encodes the following:
- the garR gene encoding 2-hydroxy-3-oxopropionate reductase, encoding MKLGFVGLGIMGKPMSKNLLKAGHSLVVYDLNAAAVAEVVAAGAEAAVSPKEVAEKTRIVITMLPNSPHVKTVVLGEGGLLEGAKAGDIIVDMSSIAPLAAQEVAAKAAEKGVEMLDAPVSGGEPKAIDGTLSIMVGGKQEIFDRVKDILAQMGKSVVRCGDIGAGNTTKLANQIIVALNIAAVSEALVLGAKAGVDPEVIFQAIRGGLAGSTVLDAKAPMILAGNFKPGFKIDLHIKDLNNALETAKDVGVPLFLTSQVMEMMQALKVDGKGQNDHSGIVQFYEKLAQFEARKQ